In a single window of the Mustela nigripes isolate SB6536 chromosome 17, MUSNIG.SB6536, whole genome shotgun sequence genome:
- the LOC132005690 gene encoding uncharacterized protein LOC132005690, with amino-acid sequence MGAGQAKRNCLSPPSGSRPTDLSAGAGRTKDGEVLALGEWPLALPVPKVRGRRTPEVWAYPFSFQLCPRPGAVAQPLSATETPRSLVQTGLCSSVTSGLSSAPEPGFCAKRGQLRPQNTISCDLQAQARRPPQGKRNVRVQESPACFPAAWNGPHYRDPLRVSSLWTASRRSLCCHLRKLTGSTVTHAESLTAPLYSWVDILEKQHKEAGPVVIITTWSLPSSHQEKGSVGKQSHGAATQDSSGSSEEGRTSAQMSLGSSTAAKSRRHQS; translated from the exons ATGGGGGCCGGGCAGGCCAAGCGAAACTGCCTTTCACCGCCTTCTGGCTCCAGACCCACAGACCTGAGTGCAGGGGCCGGAAGAACCAAAGACGGGGAGGTGCTTGCACTGGGGGAGTGGCCGCTGGCACTCCCAGTGCCGAAAGTTCGTGGCAGAAGGACCCCAGAGGTGTGGGCATACCCCTTCAGCTTCCAACTCTGCCCCCGCCCTGGGGCAGTGGCCCAGCCACTCTCTGCAACGGAGACACCCCGAAGCCTTGTCCAGACAGGCCTCTGCTCAAGTGTCACTTCAGGCTTAAGCTCTGCTCCAGAACCTGGTTTCTGTGCTAAGCGAG GGCAACTTAGACCCCAAAATACTATCAGCTGCGACCTTCAGGCACAAGCACGTCGACCACCACAAGGAAAACGGAATGTGCGAGTCCAGGAGAGTCCGGCCTGCTTCCCTGCAGCCTGGAATGGCCCACACTACCGAGATCCTTTGAGGGTCTCCTCTCTGTGGACTGCCAGCCGGCGTTCGTTGTGTTGTCACCTCAGAAAGCTGACGGGGTCCACTGTGACCCATGCTGAA TCCCTGACAGCGCCGCTTTACTCCTGGGTTGACATCCTGGAGAAGCAGCACAAGGAGGCAGGCCCCGTGGTGATCATTACAACCTGGAGTCTACCCAGTAGCCATCAGGAGAAGGGATCGGTCGGGAAGCAGTCACATGGTGCGGCGACACAGGACAGCAGTGGGTCGAGTGAGGAGGGCCGCACGTCAGCACAGATGAGCCTCGGAAGCAGCACCGCGGCGAAAAGCCGGCGGCATCAGTCCTAA